A part of Saimiri boliviensis isolate mSaiBol1 chromosome 13, mSaiBol1.pri, whole genome shotgun sequence genomic DNA contains:
- the AKAIN1 gene encoding A-kinase anchor protein inhibitor 1 isoform X2: MVFAPGEKPGNEPEEVRLQNASKQIVQNAILQAVRQVSQESQHREERISDSRGHIQLGVGELTKKHEKK; the protein is encoded by the coding sequence GTGAGAAACCTGGAAATGAGCCTGAAGAGGTGAGGCTGCAGAATGCCAGCAAACAGATTGTGCAGAATGCAATCCTGCAAGCCGTGCGGCAAGTCTCCCAGGAGAGTCAGCACAGGGAAGAGCGAATCAGCGACAGCCGGGGCCACATCCAGCTGGGTGTTGGGGAGTTAACCAAGAAGCACGAAAAGAAGTAA